In a single window of the Leisingera daeponensis DSM 23529 genome:
- a CDS encoding branched-chain amino acid ABC transporter permease has product MPKFLIWIAALAALVALPHGLSFSQQEILVFLTINVLLVASYRLLTLTGEWSLAHVVIMGVGAYSSALLTKKLGVYVPVSMLLGGVIAALIAVLLSFPLFRMKGFYFLIGSFAAGEIIRLLWKRFRDPFGGAKGIKGIDPMPDFSIGFYKFDFFEPTSYYYFAGVIVAFCLWILWRIEKSPVGLTFHAVHWQDKLAQASGVNVRAYRTLAFAIASGFAGISGALLAHYVGTINPTAFDIDLMVFVLTWAIVGGTATFYGPILGCVVLTVLNEIVLRELGLEQMRPLVYGAIMILSILFLPSGLESIVQKLTKRRAAESAPERSPAE; this is encoded by the coding sequence GTGCCTAAGTTCCTGATCTGGATCGCGGCCCTTGCCGCGCTGGTTGCCCTGCCGCATGGGCTCAGCTTTTCGCAGCAGGAAATCCTGGTGTTCCTGACCATCAATGTGCTGCTGGTCGCCAGCTACCGGCTGCTGACCCTGACCGGGGAATGGTCGCTGGCCCATGTGGTGATCATGGGGGTGGGGGCCTATTCGTCGGCCTTGCTGACCAAGAAGCTGGGGGTCTATGTGCCGGTTTCGATGCTGCTGGGCGGGGTGATCGCGGCGCTGATCGCGGTGCTGCTGTCGTTCCCGCTGTTCCGGATGAAGGGGTTCTATTTCCTGATCGGATCGTTTGCGGCAGGGGAAATCATCCGCCTGCTGTGGAAGCGGTTCCGCGATCCCTTTGGCGGCGCCAAGGGGATCAAGGGGATCGACCCGATGCCGGATTTCTCGATCGGCTTCTACAAGTTCGATTTCTTCGAGCCCACGTCCTACTACTATTTCGCCGGTGTCATCGTTGCCTTCTGCCTGTGGATCCTGTGGCGGATCGAGAAGTCGCCGGTCGGCCTGACCTTTCATGCAGTGCATTGGCAGGACAAGCTGGCGCAGGCCTCGGGCGTGAATGTGCGGGCCTACCGGACGCTGGCCTTTGCCATCGCCTCGGGTTTTGCCGGGATCTCCGGCGCGCTGCTGGCGCATTATGTCGGCACCATCAATCCCACTGCGTTTGATATCGACCTGATGGTCTTTGTGCTGACCTGGGCGATTGTCGGCGGCACCGCCACGTTCTACGGGCCAATCCTGGGCTGCGTGGTTCTGACGGTGCTGAACGAGATTGTCCTGCGCGAGCTGGGGCTCGAGCAGATGCGGCCGCTGGTTTATGGCGCCATCATGATCCTGTCGATCCTGTTCCTGCCCAGCGGGCTGGAAAGCATCGTGCAGAAACTCACCAAAAGACGCGCTGCTGAGAGCGCGCCGGAACGGAGCCCGGCAGAATGA
- a CDS encoding ABC transporter ATP-binding protein, protein MTDFLEVKGLTMRFGGLTAVDSLSFKVAHGTIHGLIGPNGAGKTTTFNMISGFYRPSGGRVLLRGEDISGLQMHEVARRGVVRTFQHSTLFAELTVLENALVGTHMPFRPNIFAAIIGWDREDRSGAEARAREALEFFGLDHLVRERAGDLSHGHQRALGMAVAYASHPDVILLDEPFTGMNPEETRQMMDLMERLRADGITILIVEHDMQAIMGLCDTITCMSFGKFLAEGGPQQIRNHPAVIEAYLGGARHVA, encoded by the coding sequence ATGACCGATTTTCTCGAAGTCAAAGGCCTGACCATGCGGTTCGGCGGGCTGACGGCGGTGGACAGCCTGTCGTTCAAGGTGGCGCATGGCACGATCCACGGCCTGATTGGCCCGAACGGGGCGGGCAAGACCACGACGTTCAACATGATTTCAGGCTTCTACAGGCCAAGCGGAGGGCGGGTGCTGCTGCGGGGGGAGGATATCTCCGGCCTGCAGATGCATGAGGTCGCCCGGCGCGGGGTGGTGCGGACCTTCCAGCACTCGACGCTGTTTGCGGAGCTGACGGTTCTGGAGAATGCGCTGGTCGGGACCCACATGCCGTTCCGCCCCAACATCTTTGCCGCCATCATCGGCTGGGACAGGGAGGACCGCAGCGGGGCTGAGGCGCGCGCCAGGGAGGCGCTGGAGTTCTTTGGCCTGGATCATCTGGTGCGGGAACGGGCGGGAGACCTGAGCCACGGGCATCAGCGGGCGCTGGGTATGGCGGTGGCCTATGCCAGTCATCCGGATGTGATCCTGCTGGACGAGCCGTTCACGGGCATGAACCCTGAGGAAACCCGGCAGATGATGGACCTGATGGAACGCCTCAGGGCGGACGGGATCACCATCCTGATCGTGGAGCATGACATGCAGGCGATCATGGGGCTGTGCGACACCATCACCTGCATGAGCTTTGGCAAGTTCCTGGCCGAGGGCGGCCCGCAGCAGATCCGCAACCATCCGGCGGTGATCGAGGCCTATCTGGGAGGCGCGCGCCATGTTGCTTGA
- a CDS encoding ABC transporter ATP-binding protein, which translates to MLLEMKNIAVNYGKINAIRNISVAVPEGKIVTIIGANGAGKTTTLRAMSGMLPVAAGEITFEGKRIDHLPAHKVAANGIAHVPEGRRVFPDMTAEENLRTGAFLRKDKAAVEADLEDVFTRFPRLRERRAQMAKTMSGGEQQMLAIGRALMSKPRLLLMDEPSMGLAPVIVEEIARIIEEINANGLSVVLVEQNAELALELADYAYVLETGNAAMEGPADELHGNEHVRAAYLGL; encoded by the coding sequence ATGTTGCTTGAGATGAAGAACATCGCCGTGAACTACGGCAAGATCAACGCGATCCGGAATATCTCGGTTGCGGTGCCGGAGGGAAAGATCGTCACCATCATTGGCGCCAACGGGGCGGGCAAGACCACCACGCTGCGGGCGATGTCGGGGATGCTGCCGGTCGCCGCGGGGGAGATCACGTTCGAAGGCAAGCGGATCGACCATCTGCCCGCGCATAAGGTGGCGGCCAATGGCATCGCCCATGTGCCGGAGGGGCGGCGGGTCTTTCCGGATATGACGGCGGAGGAGAACCTGCGCACGGGGGCGTTCCTGCGCAAGGACAAAGCGGCGGTCGAGGCGGATCTGGAGGATGTCTTCACCCGCTTCCCGCGCCTGCGCGAGCGGCGCGCCCAGATGGCCAAGACCATGTCCGGCGGCGAGCAGCAGATGCTGGCGATTGGACGCGCGCTGATGTCCAAGCCGCGGCTGCTGCTGATGGATGAGCCGTCGATGGGGCTGGCGCCGGTCATTGTCGAGGAAATTGCCCGGATTATTGAGGAGATCAACGCAAACGGCCTGTCGGTGGTGCTGGTCGAGCAGAACGCCGAACTGGCGCTGGAGCTTGCCGATTACGCCTATGTTCTGGAAACCGGAAATGCAGCAATGGAGGGGCCTGCAGATGAGCTTCACGGAAACGAACACGTCCGCGCCGCGTATCTGGGGCTTTAG
- a CDS encoding helix-turn-helix domain-containing protein, which translates to MAKPKDDTDAVANNLSQDPHRVREGSEKVLEVAIGREVRSFRRQQGITVADLANLTGLSIGMLSKIENGNTSPSLTTLQLLANALSVPITSFFRRFEETREAVHTKAGEGAETERAGTRAGHQYQLLGHLGANASGVMVEPYMITLTEESDVFPTFQHDGIEMLYMLEGEVDYRHGDKVFSLKPGDTLFFDADAPHGPESLVKLPARYLSVISYPQSS; encoded by the coding sequence GTGGCTAAACCTAAAGACGATACCGACGCAGTGGCAAATAACCTTTCCCAAGATCCGCACCGTGTCCGCGAGGGCTCCGAAAAAGTCCTGGAAGTGGCGATCGGCCGCGAAGTGCGGTCGTTCCGGCGCCAGCAGGGGATCACGGTGGCGGATCTGGCCAATCTGACCGGCTTGTCCATCGGGATGCTGTCGAAGATCGAAAACGGCAACACCTCTCCGTCGCTGACCACGCTGCAACTGCTGGCCAATGCGCTGAGCGTGCCGATCACCTCGTTCTTCCGCCGGTTCGAGGAGACCCGCGAGGCCGTGCACACGAAAGCCGGGGAAGGTGCGGAAACCGAACGCGCGGGCACCCGGGCAGGGCACCAGTATCAGCTTCTGGGCCATCTTGGCGCCAATGCCTCCGGCGTGATGGTGGAACCTTACATGATCACCCTGACCGAGGAGTCGGATGTCTTCCCGACCTTCCAGCATGACGGTATCGAGATGCTCTACATGCTGGAGGGCGAGGTGGATTACCGCCACGGCGACAAGGTGTTTTCGCTGAAGCCGGGCGACACGCTGTTCTTCGACGCCGATGCGCCGCACGGGCCGGAAAGCCTGGTCAAGCTGCCTGCGCGCTATCTGTCAGTTATCTCCTACCCGCAGTCGAGCTGA
- a CDS encoding heme-dependent oxidative N-demethylase family protein, producing the protein MTIQFNDETFHGDFTFKNSEWAIKRFPFPFHEDSYMYSVNMEPHKSYRPGSVFERTFDVDEHYVSEMRDRARVLANDPLRCQSLPHMTLAGWDLVELIMEAKAAEYPDLFELHKEGNRWRWVNKPLGIDDTFTFLDESTLPYGPMEYITRQTQGDFAVLDQRDDNLWMDAGMVTTQADWSLDFDIGMNFFEWHAPVPKAHEMGIFVRALKFLLNIQQGQPARRLNWTMTVNPLLDTSPENYHKWGVMKQGLTMENIGEKQHLRVELQTFFRLPRSNALVFPIRCYLISFNDLVTVPKWARRLHRVIRDLPEELAAYKGFIDNRPLMVEWLSQFDDGSPTSDGIWPDDN; encoded by the coding sequence ATGACCATTCAATTCAACGACGAAACCTTCCACGGCGACTTCACCTTCAAGAACTCGGAATGGGCGATCAAGCGCTTCCCCTTCCCGTTCCACGAAGACAGCTACATGTATTCGGTAAACATGGAGCCGCACAAATCCTACCGGCCCGGCTCGGTATTCGAACGCACCTTCGACGTGGACGAGCATTATGTCTCGGAAATGCGCGACCGCGCCCGGGTGCTGGCCAATGACCCGCTGCGCTGCCAGTCGCTGCCGCACATGACGCTGGCAGGCTGGGATCTGGTAGAGCTGATCATGGAAGCCAAGGCGGCCGAATACCCGGACCTGTTCGAACTGCATAAAGAAGGCAACCGCTGGCGCTGGGTGAACAAGCCGTTAGGCATCGACGACACCTTCACCTTCCTCGACGAAAGCACCCTGCCCTACGGCCCGATGGAATACATCACCCGCCAGACCCAGGGTGACTTTGCGGTGCTCGACCAGCGCGACGACAACCTGTGGATGGACGCCGGCATGGTCACCACCCAGGCCGACTGGTCGCTGGACTTCGATATCGGCATGAACTTCTTTGAATGGCACGCGCCGGTACCCAAGGCGCATGAGATGGGTATCTTCGTGCGGGCGCTGAAGTTCCTGCTCAACATCCAGCAGGGCCAGCCCGCCCGCCGCCTGAACTGGACGATGACGGTGAACCCTCTCCTGGACACCAGCCCCGAGAACTACCACAAATGGGGCGTGATGAAGCAGGGGCTGACGATGGAGAACATCGGCGAGAAGCAGCACCTGCGGGTCGAGCTGCAAACCTTCTTCCGGCTGCCCCGCTCCAACGCGCTGGTGTTCCCGATCCGCTGCTACCTGATCAGCTTCAACGATCTGGTGACGGTGCCGAAATGGGCCCGCCGCCTGCACCGGGTGATCCGCGACCTGCCGGAGGAGCTGGCGGCCTACAAGGGCTTCATCGACAACCGGCCGCTGATGGTGGAATGGCTCTCGCAGTTTGACGACGGCAGCCCGACCTCAGACGGCATCTGGCCCGACGACAACTGA
- a CDS encoding PDR/VanB family oxidoreductase: MSAGTAKLNVTVAEVKPVNDLVTRFKFVRTGGGDLPTFSGGAHTVVEMQDGDITRLNAYSLMSNPADRGAYTISVRRDDQGRGGSRFMHGRVKEGMEMVISNPVNLFSLDLRAKKHLMLAGGIGITPFMAQMHQLAMMGGHFELHYAVRTASLGTYAKELSERYPGKVHIYHDDQNEAIDLKTLLANQPLGTHVYVCGPKGMINWVHSTAGEMGWPREAVHSEEFLAPASGKPFEVKCAVSNKIVQVGEHQSLLEALEAAGIDAPYLCRGGACGQCETNVIGYDGKFLHYDHWLTDEQKAGGKHIMPCVSRFEGKTLVLDR; encoded by the coding sequence ATGAGTGCTGGCACCGCAAAACTGAATGTCACCGTGGCCGAGGTCAAACCGGTCAACGATCTGGTCACCCGTTTCAAATTCGTCCGCACCGGCGGCGGCGACCTGCCCACCTTCTCGGGCGGGGCGCATACCGTTGTGGAAATGCAGGACGGCGATATCACCCGGCTGAACGCCTATTCCCTGATGTCCAACCCGGCCGACCGCGGCGCCTATACCATCTCGGTGCGGCGCGACGATCAAGGCCGCGGCGGCTCCAGGTTCATGCACGGCAGGGTCAAGGAGGGGATGGAGATGGTGATCTCCAACCCGGTGAACCTGTTCTCGCTGGACCTGCGCGCCAAGAAGCACCTGATGCTGGCGGGCGGTATCGGCATCACCCCTTTCATGGCGCAGATGCATCAGCTTGCGATGATGGGCGGCCATTTCGAGCTGCACTACGCGGTCCGCACCGCTTCTCTGGGCACTTACGCCAAGGAGCTGTCAGAGCGCTACCCGGGCAAGGTCCACATCTACCATGACGACCAGAACGAGGCGATCGACCTCAAGACCCTGCTCGCCAACCAGCCGCTTGGCACCCATGTCTACGTCTGCGGTCCCAAGGGCATGATCAACTGGGTGCATTCCACCGCCGGGGAGATGGGCTGGCCGCGCGAGGCGGTGCATTCCGAGGAATTCCTGGCACCGGCCTCCGGGAAACCGTTTGAGGTGAAATGCGCGGTCTCCAACAAGATCGTGCAAGTCGGGGAGCACCAGTCCTTGCTGGAAGCGCTGGAAGCGGCCGGCATCGACGCCCCCTACCTCTGCCGCGGCGGCGCCTGCGGCCAGTGCGAGACCAATGTCATCGGCTATGACGGCAAGTTCCTGCACTACGACCACTGGCTGACGGATGAACAAAAGGCCGGCGGCAAGCACATCATGCCCTGCGTGTCGCGCTTTGAAGGCAAGACACTGGTTCTGGACCGCTGA
- a CDS encoding dimethylamine monooxygenase subunit DmmA family protein — translation MSKTQFPPSITSRPVYGELEARSGSGHLMIADAEGAEAILDLAKSVDKAFWAKAHIIYIPKTTGTAYSSQLEELGAGQFYAGPSYEAAQSRIRRALQDCHMGTQVYLSGTEGLMGQAMAEATAAGIPHTAIQTEHRGSTARRMQCVHCKGITEDVTTDPFECSHCGLSLFVRDHYSRRLAAFQGVRVDAEDPGNIPEKVELFK, via the coding sequence ATGTCTAAGACCCAATTTCCCCCTTCCATCACCAGCCGCCCGGTCTACGGCGAGCTTGAAGCCCGCTCCGGCAGCGGCCACCTGATGATTGCCGACGCCGAAGGCGCCGAGGCGATCCTGGATCTGGCCAAATCGGTGGACAAGGCCTTCTGGGCCAAGGCCCACATCATCTACATCCCCAAGACAACCGGCACCGCATACAGCAGCCAGCTGGAAGAACTGGGTGCCGGCCAGTTCTACGCAGGCCCCTCCTATGAGGCCGCGCAAAGCCGCATCCGCCGCGCCTTGCAGGATTGCCACATGGGCACTCAGGTGTATCTGAGCGGCACCGAAGGCCTGATGGGCCAGGCCATGGCCGAGGCCACCGCCGCCGGCATCCCGCACACCGCGATCCAGACCGAACACCGCGGCTCCACCGCGCGGCGCATGCAGTGCGTGCACTGCAAGGGCATCACCGAGGACGTCACCACCGACCCGTTCGAATGCAGCCACTGCGGCCTCAGCCTGTTCGTGCGCGATCACTACTCGCGCCGCCTCGCCGCCTTCCAGGGGGTGCGGGTGGATGCCGAGGATCCGGGCAACATCCCCGAGAAAGTGGAGCTGTTCAAATGA
- a CDS encoding aminomethyltransferase family protein, producing MTASWRFSTLADRHRAMGSDLEDWSGMGTAWSYDKDQTEEYMAIRTKAGFMDVSGLKKVHIVGPHASHVIDRATTRNVEKIKPGRSTYACMLNDEGKFVDDCVIYRMGPNSWMVVHGSGQGHEQLTMAAQGRDVDIRFDDNLHDISLQGPLAVDFLEKQGVPGIRDVVYFSHIHTTLFDKPVTISRTGYTGERGYEIFCRGQDAPHIWDNLVEKGAPMGIIPTRFTTLDLLRAESYLLFFPFDNSEMYPFENEKCGDTLWELGLDFTVSPGKTGFRGAEEHYRLKGKERFKIYGVKLEGTEPAEEGAPLLRDGKQVGVVTIGMYSPLNEHNVGIARMPVDCAEPGMPLTVKNSTGEIPCVAAEMPFHDPEKKRRTAKG from the coding sequence ATGACTGCATCCTGGCGCTTCTCAACCCTTGCTGACCGCCACCGGGCGATGGGCTCGGATCTGGAAGACTGGAGCGGCATGGGCACCGCCTGGTCTTATGACAAGGACCAGACCGAAGAATACATGGCGATCCGGACCAAGGCGGGCTTCATGGACGTGTCCGGCCTGAAGAAGGTCCATATCGTCGGCCCGCATGCCAGCCACGTGATCGACCGGGCCACCACCCGCAACGTGGAAAAGATCAAACCCGGCCGCAGCACCTATGCCTGCATGCTGAACGACGAAGGCAAGTTCGTCGACGACTGCGTGATCTACCGCATGGGACCGAACAGCTGGATGGTGGTGCACGGCTCCGGCCAGGGCCACGAGCAGCTGACCATGGCGGCGCAGGGCCGCGACGTCGACATCCGGTTTGACGACAACCTGCACGACATCTCTCTGCAGGGGCCGCTGGCGGTCGACTTCCTGGAAAAACAGGGCGTGCCCGGCATCCGCGACGTGGTCTATTTCAGCCACATCCACACCACCCTGTTCGACAAGCCGGTGACCATCTCCCGCACCGGCTACACCGGCGAGCGCGGCTATGAGATCTTCTGCCGCGGCCAGGACGCGCCGCATATCTGGGACAATCTGGTCGAAAAAGGCGCGCCAATGGGTATCATCCCGACCCGCTTCACCACCCTCGACCTTCTGCGCGCCGAAAGCTACCTGCTGTTCTTCCCCTTTGATAACTCGGAAATGTATCCCTTCGAGAACGAGAAATGCGGCGACACCCTGTGGGAACTGGGCCTCGACTTCACCGTCTCGCCGGGCAAAACAGGCTTCCGCGGCGCCGAGGAGCACTACCGCCTGAAAGGCAAGGAGCGCTTCAAGATCTACGGCGTCAAGCTGGAAGGCACAGAGCCCGCCGAAGAAGGCGCGCCGCTCCTGCGCGACGGCAAGCAGGTCGGCGTTGTCACCATCGGCATGTACTCGCCCCTGAATGAGCACAACGTGGGCATCGCCCGCATGCCGGTCGACTGCGCCGAACCCGGAATGCCGCTGACCGTCAAGAACTCCACCGGCGAAATCCCCTGCGTCGCAGCGGAAATGCCGTTCCACGATCCGGAAAAGAAACGCCGGACCGCAAAAGGCTGA
- a CDS encoding ammonium transporter, with protein MDGNLNALTTVFTEFYYWVTVVFMFLIHVGFCMYEVGASRHRNHMHTLMKNIMIIPLVTVTFFFFGWWIYWAFPSFPFFGGLNYEAGAANLPWSQNMATNLSDRITGVFWAAFLLFSWTAASIVSGAVIERIRSSALWVHAVMIGSVFWIIDAAWGWHAEGWMVKYLGYHDAYASGVIHAIAGGYALGVIMVLGPRLGKFAADGTPRDIPPHNPWMLTIGIFLIYSGFWGFYAACNIPVISPEGIGGMLTGDTWTATNIYLAPTSLSAITFNFLMSLSGGLMAAYVVSKGDAFWTFSGGLAGIITASAGNDLYHPIQAMLVGAVGVVVVYKLHYWVERTFKLDDAVGAVAVHGYSGVVGLIIAGFLLWGAPSSPYEGFATVNPVGQVVGAVIMFGVLGWLPGFVIAKMQAAAGVLRIPVEVELQGLDYAEHHAYEDAKAEIIAADKAALNGGGVPAE; from the coding sequence TTGGATGGAAATCTGAACGCGTTAACAACCGTGTTCACCGAGTTCTACTACTGGGTGACGGTTGTCTTCATGTTCCTCATTCACGTGGGGTTCTGCATGTATGAGGTCGGCGCCAGCCGCCACCGGAACCATATGCACACACTGATGAAGAACATCATGATCATTCCGCTGGTCACGGTGACATTCTTCTTTTTCGGCTGGTGGATCTACTGGGCCTTTCCCAGCTTCCCGTTCTTCGGCGGGCTGAACTATGAGGCGGGGGCGGCGAACCTGCCGTGGTCGCAGAACATGGCCACCAACCTGTCCGACCGGATCACCGGCGTGTTCTGGGCGGCGTTTCTGCTGTTCTCCTGGACCGCCGCCTCGATCGTGTCCGGTGCGGTCATCGAACGGATCCGCTCCTCTGCTCTTTGGGTGCATGCGGTGATGATCGGATCGGTGTTCTGGATCATCGACGCCGCCTGGGGCTGGCATGCCGAGGGCTGGATGGTGAAATACCTGGGCTACCATGATGCCTATGCCTCCGGTGTGATCCACGCGATTGCCGGCGGTTACGCGCTGGGCGTGATCATGGTGCTGGGTCCGCGGCTGGGCAAGTTTGCCGCCGATGGCACCCCGCGGGATATTCCGCCGCATAACCCCTGGATGCTGACCATCGGGATCTTCCTGATCTATTCCGGTTTCTGGGGCTTTTACGCCGCGTGCAACATCCCGGTGATCTCGCCCGAAGGGATTGGCGGGATGCTGACCGGCGACACCTGGACGGCCACCAATATCTACCTGGCGCCGACGTCGCTGTCCGCGATCACTTTCAACTTCCTGATGTCGCTGTCGGGCGGTCTGATGGCGGCCTATGTGGTGTCCAAGGGCGATGCCTTCTGGACCTTCTCCGGCGGTCTGGCGGGTATCATCACCGCTTCAGCGGGCAACGATCTGTATCATCCGATCCAGGCGATGCTGGTCGGCGCTGTGGGTGTCGTGGTCGTCTACAAGCTGCACTACTGGGTGGAGCGCACCTTCAAGCTGGATGACGCGGTGGGCGCCGTTGCGGTGCATGGCTATTCCGGCGTTGTCGGCCTGATCATCGCGGGCTTCCTGCTGTGGGGCGCGCCAAGCTCGCCTTATGAAGGTTTCGCCACGGTGAACCCGGTCGGCCAGGTGGTTGGTGCGGTGATCATGTTCGGGGTGCTGGGCTGGCTGCCGGGCTTCGTGATCGCCAAGATGCAGGCCGCCGCAGGCGTTCTGCGGATCCCGGTGGAGGTCGAGCTGCAGGGCCTCGATTACGCCGAACACCATGCCTACGAAGATGCCAAGGCCGAGATCATTGCCGCCGACAAGGCTGCACTGAATGGCGGCGGCGTACCAGCTGAATAA
- a CDS encoding class II glutamine amidotransferase: MCGIVGLFLKDKSLEPKLGDMLTDMLITMTDRGPDSAGIAIYGANADGRAKLTVQSDTPEAAFDGLDGALAEALSADVSIRVIDTHAVLELPAGKEEEARSALAELRPGLRVMSAGDTIEIYKEVGLPEKVAERFNVRGMSGSHGIGHTRMATESAVTTEGAHPFSTGSDQCLVHNGSLSNHNALRRKLRREGVRIESQNDTEVGAAYLTWKMQNGATLGEALEGSLEDLDGFFTFVVGTKDGFGVVRDPIACKPAVMAETDQYVAFGSEYRALVNLPGIEDARVWEPEPATVYFWNH; the protein is encoded by the coding sequence ATGTGCGGGATTGTCGGTCTTTTTCTGAAAGACAAATCACTTGAGCCGAAACTGGGCGATATGCTCACCGATATGCTCATCACCATGACGGACCGCGGTCCGGACAGCGCGGGCATTGCGATCTATGGCGCGAACGCGGACGGGCGGGCCAAACTCACCGTGCAGTCCGACACGCCGGAAGCGGCCTTTGACGGGCTGGACGGCGCGCTGGCCGAAGCGCTGAGCGCCGATGTGTCGATCCGCGTGATCGACACCCACGCGGTTCTGGAATTGCCCGCGGGCAAGGAAGAAGAGGCCCGCAGCGCGCTGGCCGAACTGCGTCCGGGCCTGCGTGTCATGAGCGCGGGCGACACCATCGAGATCTACAAGGAAGTGGGCCTGCCCGAGAAGGTCGCCGAGCGGTTCAACGTGCGCGGCATGAGCGGCAGCCACGGCATCGGCCACACCCGCATGGCCACCGAATCCGCCGTGACCACCGAGGGCGCGCATCCGTTCTCCACCGGCTCCGACCAGTGCCTGGTGCACAATGGGTCTCTGTCCAACCACAACGCGCTGCGCCGCAAGCTGCGCCGCGAAGGCGTGCGGATCGAAAGCCAGAACGATACCGAAGTGGGCGCGGCCTATCTGACCTGGAAGATGCAGAACGGCGCCACCCTGGGCGAGGCGCTGGAGGGCAGCCTGGAGGACCTGGACGGCTTCTTCACCTTTGTGGTCGGCACCAAGGACGGCTTCGGCGTGGTCCGCGACCCGATCGCCTGCAAACCGGCCGTAATGGCGGAGACCGACCAGTATGTGGCGTTCGGCAGCGAATACCGCGCGCTGGTGAACCTGCCGGGCATCGAAGACGCCCGCGTCTGGGAGCCCGAACCCGCAACCGTTTACTTCTGGAACCACTAA
- a CDS encoding GXGXG domain-containing protein — MQTYDLEANGLRGLNSALQELNGSSNKTAWEIVNPKGSHAIAVGLNSPIEVTVKGSTGYYCAGMNQQATVRVEGSAGPGVAENMMSGTVIVEGDASQYAGATGHGGLLVIKGNASSRCGISMKGIDIVVHGNIGHMCAFMAQAGNLVVLGDAGDALGDSCYEARFFVRGTVKSLGADCIEKEMRPEHIEILKDLLARAGADAKPEEFKRYGSARKLYNFDVDNAQAY, encoded by the coding sequence ATGCAGACATATGATCTTGAAGCAAATGGCCTGCGCGGTCTGAATTCGGCCCTGCAGGAACTGAACGGCAGCTCCAACAAGACCGCCTGGGAAATCGTCAACCCCAAGGGCAGCCATGCGATTGCCGTGGGGTTGAACTCGCCCATTGAAGTCACCGTTAAGGGCTCCACCGGATACTATTGCGCCGGTATGAACCAGCAGGCGACCGTCAGGGTCGAGGGGTCGGCCGGCCCCGGCGTGGCGGAAAACATGATGTCCGGCACCGTGATCGTCGAAGGCGACGCCAGCCAGTATGCCGGCGCCACCGGCCATGGCGGCCTGCTGGTGATCAAGGGCAATGCCTCGTCCCGCTGCGGCATCTCGATGAAGGGCATCGACATCGTCGTGCACGGCAACATCGGCCACATGTGCGCCTTCATGGCGCAGGCGGGCAACCTGGTGGTGCTGGGCGACGCAGGCGATGCGCTGGGCGACAGCTGCTACGAGGCGCGGTTCTTCGTGCGCGGCACCGTGAAGAGCCTGGGCGCCGACTGCATCGAGAAGGAAATGCGCCCGGAGCATATCGAGATTCTCAAGGATCTGCTGGCCCGCGCCGGCGCCGATGCCAAGCCGGAGGAGTTCAAGCGCTACGGGTCCGCCCGCAAGCTCTACAACTTCGACGTCGACAACGCGCAAGCGTACTAA